In the genome of Phlebotomus papatasi isolate M1 chromosome 2, Ppap_2.1, whole genome shotgun sequence, one region contains:
- the LOC129801012 gene encoding uncharacterized protein LOC129801012 — protein sequence MSRTDYDEKMRALVHNTEIYEEINRDPTSRFQLKNNDLVKSLYNKQKVDAYQKSKLVTYKAIAPRIYGLPKIYKPEVPLRPVVSYVGSPSYALAKFVASVLLPLTDSPYNVKNSQEVSQFVTGQSLPDGYIVVSLDVISLFTNVPIDLVLSEVEVRYHELEVHTNLEKTEILNLLDFCLRSGSFMYEGKFYLQKDGVAMGSPIGPIAADIAMQRTLNSVLEDSPLRIGFVRKYVDDLLVSVHRDDVEALVPLFNSFHPKIQFTLEREQDGVLPYLDLSIYRDETNVLSTVWYCKPSASQRMLNYNSAHPRSTIINVGKNLINRARSVTTKLGVNMDDTLRRILKKNDFPERVIRRMLRDGVPGSRGSSMEQTPQSERFFTLTYVKGISEKMRSRIVRSTGARIAFQPAKKLREFFTKVKDPIPKLQKSDVIYSVPCGGCGLNYIGTTGQQLQKRLQQHKRDIKPPIKNENATSLCAHVVETGHPFEFEETKILDSHKSYAKRMVLESLHIKQNLSNCVNKRSEISGIHNSYAGLLR from the coding sequence ATGAGTCGCACAGATTATGATGAAAAAATGAGAGCGTTGGTCCACAACACGGAGATATATGAAGAAATAAACAGGGATCCAACCTCGAGATTTCAGCTGAAAAATAATGATTTAGTAAAGTCACTATATAATAAACAAAAAGTAGATGCGTACCAGAAATCAAAATTAGTTACCTACAAGGCGATTGCCCCCCGAATTTATGGACTCCCCAAAATCTATAAACCGGAGGTTCCACTTAGGCCCGTGGTGTCATATGTGGGTAGCCCGAGTTATGCATTGGCCAAATTTGTGGCATCTGTTCTTCTTCCTCTTACGGACAGCCCCTACAACGTGAAAAACTCTCAGGAAGTCTCGCAATTCGTCACTGGGCAGTCTTTACCAGATGGATATATTGTGGTGAGCCTGGACGTGATTTCTCTGTTCACAAATGTTCCCATAGACTTGGTATTGAGTGAGGTGGAGGTGCGATACCATGAGTTGGAGGTGCATACGAATTTGGAAAAAACCGAGATCTTAAACTTGTTAGATTTTTGCTTAAGATCGGGATCCTTTATGTATGAGGGAAAATTTTACCTCCAGAAAGACGGTGTAGCTATGGGATCCCCGATTGGCCCCATTGCAGCGGACATTGCGATGCAAAGAACATTGAATTCGGTCTTGGAGGACTCTCCCCTTAGGATTggatttgtaaggaaatatgtaGACGATCTCTTGGTGTCGGTACATAGGGATGACGTGGAGGCTTTAGTGCCTCTTTTTAACTCCTTCCACCCAAAAATCCAGTTCACGTTGGAGAGGGAGCAGGATGGTGTCCTTCCATACCTTGATCTCTCCATATACAGGGATGAGACGAATGTGTTGAGCACAGTGTGGTACTGTAAGCCCAGTGCCTCCCAAAGGATGCTGAACTACAATAGTGCACATCCACGGAGCACAATCATAAACGTGGGAAAAAATTTAATCAACAGGGCCCGATCTGTTACCACAAAATTGGGAGTGAATATGGATGATACCTTAAGGCGGATTCTCAAGAAAAATGATTTCCCGGAAAGGGTCATTAGGAGGATGTTGAGGGATGGTGTTCCGGGCTCGAGGGGATCATCTATGGAGCAGACACCCCAGAGTGAAAGATTCTTTACACTCACATACGTAAAAGGAATCTCTGAAAAGATGAGATCGAGGATCGTGAGATCCACTGGGGCGAGGATAGCCTTTCAGCCGGCCAAGAAATTGAGAGAGTTTTTCACCAAGGTAAAGGATCCGATACCTAAGCTGCAAAAGTCGGATGTAATCTATTCAGTTCCTTGTGGGGGATGTGGTCTTAACTACATAGGAACGACAGGCCAGCAACTCCAGAAACGACTGCAACAACACAAAAGAGACATAAAACCACCGATAAAGAACGAAAATGCTACCTCCCTGTGTGCACATGTAGTCGAAACAGGACATCCTTTCGAATTTGAAGAAACTAAAATATTAGACTCCCATAAATCTTATGCAAAGAGAATGGTTCTTGAGTCTCTCCACATAAAACAAAACCTGTCAAATTGTGTAAACAAACGATCCGAAATATCCGGAATTCACAATTCATATGCGGGATTGTTGAGATGA